The DNA region AGCCAAGGCGATTGAGTTCAAGGGGTGTCATCATCAGTGTTGTCTCCTTCATAGGGGGTGAGGCTGAGCATTACAACAAAAGGCATCTCAACGTAATCCTCAAGCCACATTTCCTTTTCCTGAAAGCAACTCAGCCATCAAGGGTTTTGATTTGGCAAGCTGACTAACCGCCAGAATGGAGAAGCCAAGCAGGTTGCCCTCTAAATCGACACGCTCCATAACGGCATCGTTTTCGGTTTCCCGCAGATAACCGGGAGCTTCAGAAAAGGTGACTTCTAGAAAGTCAGCCTCTGGGTCAAACCAAACCTTTACTCGCTCTGCCATAGGGTTTCTCCTTTCTTTGAGTTTATTCGTGAACCAATTCGAGGATTACCATTTCCGATCGACCTCATAACTATCAAGCTTTGTATCAGCACTAACAATTTGAAGCTTTTCAGACATGGATTGAGCAATCAGTAAGCGATCGAAGGGATCACGATGATGGAAAGGTAGCCTTGATACAACCGTCAAGTGTTCAAAGGTAATAGTCAGAATCTCAATGTTGTTAAGGGTGATCTGCTGAGGGATAAACCGCTCATAATCATCGGGTAATGTCAATTTATTCAGGCTGACTTTGATAGCGATTTCCCAAAGACTAGCCATACTGAGGAGTAAATCAACATCAGACTCCAATAGATCGGCAGCAGCATTACT from Leptodesmis sichuanensis A121 includes:
- a CDS encoding DUF2283 domain-containing protein translates to MAERVKVWFDPEADFLEVTFSEAPGYLRETENDAVMERVDLEGNLLGFSILAVSQLAKSKPLMAELLSGKGNVA
- a CDS encoding type II toxin-antitoxin system VapC family toxin, whose translation is MKILLDTHTFLWFINDSPELSNAAADLLESDVDLLLSMASLWEIAIKVSLNKLTLPDDYERFIPQQITLNNIEILTITFEHLTVVSRLPFHHRDPFDRLLIAQSMSEKLQIVSADTKLDSYEVDRKW